The Helianthus annuus cultivar XRQ/B chromosome 15, HanXRQr2.0-SUNRISE, whole genome shotgun sequence genomic sequence AAGAAAAATGGAGTGGAAGAAAACCAAGTGTCAAACATTTAAAAGTATTCGGATGCATAGCATATGCACATGTCCCTAAGCAACACCGCGGAAAATTAGATGATAAAGTAGAGAAAACAAGCTAGATAATATTTATAAATATCATTAGTATTATTATGTTAGACAATAGTTTAGGGACGGTTATGAGAATAACCGgaagtatatatatatgggtAGAGGTTCAACTAAGAATTTAATCTTCCCTAAGTTTCCTAAGAAGCAATCTTGAGCTTACATGTGGCAATCTCATTAATTTAGATGAAAGGGTAATATTGGAAAATGCAAATTTCAAACAGATCTGTACTTAGTTTTAATCACACGATTTTCATTCCTTCTTTCATAtttttcattcattcattcattgaGCTTACCAATTTCATCGAGATCGTTTTCATCTAAATCAATCGCAAATCTCAATCTCAATCCTGCTGAATCgttgatcgttttcatcgatttGCCGGTACCTGCGAGATTGAGATCAATCCTGCTGAATCgttcatcgttttcatcgatttGCTGGAACCCTAGCTCCTCTGTTCATTCATTGATTTGCTGATTTATCCTCCTCTATTTTAATGATGTCTACTACTGTCGATGGTAAAATACCTTCTAGTTTTAATTTCAtctactttttaggtttttagtttTGATCTAAGTTGTGCtggtttttatttaaaagtgTAGTTCTGAAGTTGTGCTGGTTTTTTGAAGTTGTGCTGGTTTTTTTATATTACATCATATTTTAAAGTGTAGGTTTGTAAAGTTGTGCTGATATCTTTATTTTGTGCTAGTTTGTCTGGTAAAGTTGTGCTTGTTTTTTGTGCTGGTTTATTGTAAAGTTTGTGCTGATATCTTTTATTTGTTCTGGTTTTTTGATTTGTTCAGGAGTTCGTATCTGTCCAACTACTGGTAATCAGTATTATACTCCTATTGTTCCAGATTCTTCCAAACCTGTAGTTGGTATGCATTTCCAGTCAATTGATTCTGCCTTTAATTTCTATAAGAAGTATGCTAAGTTATCTGGGTTTGAGGCTCGAAAGCATACTCAATCTTCAAAAAATGGTGTTGTGATTAGAAAGTACTTTGTTTGTGCGAAAGAGGGTTCAGCGACATCCTGTGCTGTTGACACGGTAAATGATAGTGTTGGTGCTGATAAAAAGTTAAATGACCGAAGGAGGAGACCTTCTAAACGTACCGGATGTAAGGCACACATCCGTATGTCTTTAACTCCAAAAAATACTTATAGAATTTCTCATGTATTTGAGGAGCATAATCATTCTTTTGTTGATGAAGAGGATTATCATCTTTTAGCTTCGGCTAGAAAGTTGACATTCACTGAAGAGcaactgctttctgatttttcTGAGATGAATATTGGTCCAGTTAGGGCATTCAACCTTATGAGAAAGATTCGTGGTGGATTTGATAAGGTTGGAGTGACGTCTACTGATTGTAAAAATTTTAAAAGAGATATTAATTTGTTCATTGGAGAGTTTGATGTGGATATGGCTGTCCAACGTCTTATGAAGAAGAAGCTGTATTTGCCGAATTTTTCTTGTGAATTTTATTGTGATGAAAAAGGTGCTCTTGCTGGATTATTTTGGGCTGATGAAGAAATGAAACTGAATTATGAGGTCTTTGGGGATGTTATGTCTTTTGATGCTACGTTCCGTACGAACAGGTATTTTATTCACTTTTTGTAGATCatttattcatatttttattaaactaGCACAATTCAGCAAGCAGTTGTAATATAATCAATTCAATTTTTAGGTATGACTTGGTATTTGTTCCGTTCACTGGAATCGATAATCATCATCACAATGTCACGTTTGCTGGTTCTTTGTTAGCATCTGAAACTGCtgaatcatataaatggcttctTCAAAGTTTTTTGAAGGCTTTTGGTGTTGCACCTAAGGTGGTTGTGACTGATCAGGACGCTGCAATGAAAATTGCCATCCGAGATGTTTTCCCAGATACCAGACATCGTTTGTGTATGTGGCATATAATGATCAAAGTTTCTGAAAAGG encodes the following:
- the LOC110912504 gene encoding protein FAR1-RELATED SEQUENCE 5-like translates to MMSTTVDGVRICPTTGNQYYTPIVPDSSKPVVGMHFQSIDSAFNFYKKYAKLSGFEARKHTQSSKNGVVIRKYFVCAKEGSATSCAVDTVNDSVGADKKLNDRRRRPSKRTGCKAHIRMSLTPKNTYRISHVFEEHNHSFVDEEDYHLLASARKLTFTEEQLLSDFSEMNIGPVRAFNLMRKIRGGFDKVGVTSTDCKNFKRDINLFIGEFDVDMAVQRLMKKKLYLPNFSCEFYCDEKGALAGLFWADEEMKLNYEVFGDVMSFDATFRTNRYDLVFVPFTGIDNHHHNVTFAGSLLASETAESYKWLLQSFLKAFGVAPKVVVTDQDAAMKIAIRDVFPDTRHRLCMWHIMIKVSEKVGTELS